The Podospora bellae-mahoneyi strain CBS 112042 chromosome 7, whole genome shotgun sequence genomic sequence CTCTCCCGTCAACGGCGGAATACCTCTACGACGTGCTCCTCACTCTACAGAAGCGCTTCCACAGCCGGAATGGCAGTCGCGCGCCCGCGTCCATGCCTGTCTTGGTGGCGGCGAACAAGCTTGACTTGTTCACCGCTCTGCCCGCGGCGCTGGTAAAGTCCAACTTGGAGGCGGAGCTGGGGAGGATCCGGGCGGCGAGGAGcaaggggttgttggattCGGGTGTAGGGCAGGAtgatcttgctgctggggaggaaggggactGGCTTGGGGGGGACGGGAGCGAAAAGTTCTCGTTTGCGCAGATGATGGAGTTTGACGTGGATGTGGATGTTATTGGGGGGAGTGTCACTGGAGATGGGCCGGGGGCCGAGaagtggtggaagtggattggggagagggtATAAGGGAAAAGTGTATGATGTTTTTTGATGTCAAAAGAGGGCAACGGAAATATCTCCTGCTTGATTATCGCAAGCATGGTGCGTGGATGGATAATGAACAGGGCGGCAAAACATGATCTAGGAACAGGTACAAACTTTTATTGCAAATCAATATAAACTTGTAATTGTAGTTTATGGGTATAAACAGTGCATCACAAAATGCCATCTCCCAAACCACCTCTCTCCCCATTTTGCACGGGTTGAGCCCCAAAAAGTACGCCGACCAGATGCTACCAAGTCTAAGAGTAGTCGCTTTCCCAAACCACACCAAAGATGTTGAGTCTTCTCggttcttctttctttcccagCGTATATCTACGGAAAAATGGAGACGCAAAAtgccacaaaaaaaagaaacaagaaatTCACACAAACGCCATGCCTTGACACCCCAACTTTTCCACCTCTTTCTACTTGTGCTTGACCATGTAGGTCAACAGATCCACCTTGGTGACGACGGCAACAGGCTTGGATCcgtcctcggccttctccgTGACGATAGCCGCGCTGTTCCACTCGAGGAATCTGCTGAGCGCCGACAAAGGAGTGTCCATGGTGATCTCCACAAACTTGCGCTTCTTGTTCTTAAGCTCGGAACCAAACTCGCGGGGATCAGTGACAACCTCATCGATGCGCTTGAAGTTGAACATGACGTCGCTGACGGGGCACTTGGGCGAGACGCGGCCCTTGGAGATGTAGCTGAGCATGTTGCCAAGAGTAACAAGACCAGCGAGCTTGCCACCAGTAGGAGTGAGGACGGGGAGCTGATCAAAACCCTTGTCGCGCATCATCTCGATGGCCTCGGTGCATGGGCTGTCAGCAAGGACCGAAGAGACGGGCTTGAGGCGGAGGGCGCGGACAGTGGCACCGCCGTAGGGGTCGTTCTGGCTGGGGGTGTGGGGAGTGGCGGAAGCGGCATCGCCGCCGCTGACGTTGGTGTCGTCGTTGGGGAGAAGGTCGTTGGCCGCAAGCCAGTCATCGTCGGCGAACTTGGAGAGGTAGGAGCGGATGCTGTCAGGgaggacgacaacgacaacgtcACCCTTCTTGAAGCCAAAGTCCTTGACAGCCTTGAGCATGGCCGCCATGGCGCTGCCAGAGCTGCCACCGACCAACAAACCCTCCTCGGCGATCAGACGGCGCGCAAGCTTGAAAGACTCGCGGTCATCAGTCTTGTACCACTTGTCCACAAGCTCGCGGTCCAAGACATCGGGAATGAAGTCATAGCCAATACCCTCCACCTTGTAGGGCAggttggccttctcctcgttCAGGGACTCGGGAACAGCAAGAATACTGCCATGCGGATCGGCAGCAATGACCTTGATGTTTTTGTTGTGCTTGCGCAAACCCTTGGCAATACCGCTGATGGTGCCACCGGTACCAGCACCCGCGACAATAGCCGTGATGTTACCGCCAGTCTGAGCCCAGATCTCCTCGGCGGTGCCGAACTCGTGCGCGCGCGGGTTGTCGACGTTGGTATACTGGTCG encodes the following:
- the CYS4 gene encoding cystathionine beta-synthase (EggNog:ENOG503NV6E; COG:E); the protein is MSNQNGANHRGLVSQVPIPIFDKLVAKSDIKMSATELIGNTPLVRLNKIPQSLGIECEVYAKVELFNAGGSVKDRIALRMIEEAEKSGRIKPGDTLIEPTSGNTGIGLALVGAIKGYKTIITLPEKMSAEKVSVLRALGATIIRTPTQAAWDSPESHIGVARRLLQEIPNSHILDQYTNVDNPRAHEFGTAEEIWAQTGGNITAIVAGAGTGGTISGIAKGLRKHNKNIKVIAADPHGSILAVPESLNEEKANLPYKVEGIGYDFIPDVLDRELVDKWYKTDDRESFKLARRLIAEEGLLVGGSSGSAMAAMLKAVKDFGFKKGDVVVVVLPDSIRSYLSKFADDDWLAANDLLPNDDTNVSGGDAASATPHTPSQNDPYGGATVRALRLKPVSSVLADSPCTEAIEMMRDKGFDQLPVLTPTGGKLAGLVTLGNMLSYISKGRVSPKCPVSDVMFNFKRIDEVVTDPREFGSELKNKKRKFVEITMDTPLSALSRFLEWNSAAIVTEKAEDGSKPVAVVTKVDLLTYMVKHK